The DNA region GCCTGTTCGGGCGGAAGTTGGCCATTTTCTTGAAGTTGCCCGTCTTGCCGGAACCGGATGCGGAGTTGATCCCTTTCGGGCTGGAGGTGGATGTCGCTCGTGCCGGTGTCGAGCGCATTCATCATGATGTTGTCGACAATCCCGACGGCGAGGCTCATTTCGTTGCCGCCCATTTCGCGGGTTTGGCCCTGTTCGCGGATGATGAGCCGGAACTTTTTGGCCGCGCCCCAGTTGCCGCTTTCCGCCGTGTAGTCCATAGGTGGGCCTATCTTACACGGCAGGCAGGCACAATGTCTTGGTTTTTGAACTCACCGCATGCTTCGTTTCTTGGCGGAGAGTCGTCCAGGTCTCCGACCCAAGCTTGGCGAGCAGGACAAGAAATCAACAACCCCTCCCTACCCCTCTGCAAACTTGGGGAGGGAACTTATTTTTCGAGGTTCGTCGCCCCGGAATTGATCCGGGGTCTGCAAACATGAGTCGTCAAATGCACCTTATGCTCGCCTGATGCGGGCTGGGTCTCGGCGTTTGCCGGGATGACGAAGTTGGGAGGCTGGCCGCGGTGCGGTCGGGAGGGGTTACGACACAGTCCTTTCAACCTTCCAGCGGAAGCTGAAATCCACAACCTTGAGTGTGCCATTGGCGATGCCAGTGCCTTTACAAAACCCCATCCGGAGGGGTGACCGTCATCTCCTCAACGACGCGATCCGGGTGCAGCGCGACAACCCAGGCGATGGCGTCGGCCACGGCGCGGGCGCGGAGCATCTTTTCCCGGGGAGGGCCCTGGCCGGTATCTCCCCCCCAAATCGGCGTGTCGGTTGCGCCGGGGAGAATATTGGTGACTCGGATCCCATGTCGCCGGTACTCCTCACGGATGCAGGCGCCGAATTGGACAAGCCCGGCTTTGGAGGCGGAGTAAACGGCCGATCCTGGGAACACCGTGCGGGCGGCGATGCTGGCAACGTTGACGATGAGCCCCCGGCCGGCCGCCAGCATGGAAGGGAGAACGGCTCGGGTCACCGCCATCGGGCCGAGGAGGTTGGTGGCCATCTGCTTTTCAATTCCCGTCCAATCCGATTCGGCGTAGCCTCCTCCTTCGGCGACCCCCGCGTTGTTAACCAAGACGATCTCACCTTCCCCTTTCAGCAGGTCGGCAAGCCGGGGGTTGACGGCCACATCCAGGATGTCGCCGGCGATGGCGTCGGCCCGGAGCGCGCCCAACTCTTCGCATTTCAGGGCCAATTCCCTCAGCAAGTGATCCCGCCGAGCGGTCAAGATGAGTTCATAGCCGTGCTCGGCCAACAGGATTGCCGTTTCCGCCCCGATTCCACTGCTGGCCCCGGTGATAAGGACTTGTTTCACCTTGCCACCTCAAACACATTCCTTGCGGTTTCCAGGAGTCTCACCCGTTGCAGGGTTCCGGGGACTTTGCCGTCCAAGCGGTTAAAGATTTCCTGGGCGACGACCTCGCTGGTCGTGTTTTTGCCGGCGAATTCGGGGATGTCTTGGTCAAGATTCCGGTGGTCGTATCGGTCGACGACCTCTGTTCCGCAGACGGCATCCAACTCGCTCAGGTCGAGCATCATCCCGGTGGCCTCATCAGGGGTACCGCTGACGGTCACTTCCAACACATAGTTGTGGCCGTGGCCGTTGGGGTTGTTGCACTTGCCAAAAAGCCGGAGGTTTTCTTCGCGGCTCAGATCAGGGACATCTAGCCGGTGAGCAGCGGCGAATTCATAGGTGCGGGTGATTGTCAACATGTCGTTTGCTTTGTGCCACTCGCCATAGAGGAGGGGCGTTTCTTCAAGTTTCAGGGCGGTGGTTTCGACCCCACCCGGCAAGCCTTGCAGTCGGTCGCGGAAGTAGAGCAGTAGGTTTTCCAGGCTGGGAGCGCGGCTCGCGAATTCGGGGATCTCGTCGTTGATCGACTTTTGGTCAAAGGCGTCGACAACCCTTTCTTGAAGGACGTCATCGATCCACTTGATGTTGACGACCATCCCGTTTTGGGGATCGACGGGCCCCCCGGCCGAAACCCACAGGACGTAGTTGTGCCCATGGTTGAACGGCGAAGCCCATGCCCCGAAAAGGGATCGATTCTCCGCTTCGGATTTGCCTTTGAGCCAATAGCGGTGCCCGCTGGAAAACGAGACTTTGCGGGTGAGTGTCACCATTTCAGGCATCCCTCCGGAAGGGTATCCCGAGGCTTTGGGGTTGTTTGGTCCCTTTGCCGACCACGATCAGGACCGCCAACGCAGCCAGGTAAGGCAATGCCAAAAAGAACTGGATTGGAACGGGGGACTTGCCCTGCACCGAATATTGGAGCCATTCGAGGAATCCGACGAGCATGGACGCCGCCACCACCCAACCAGGCTTCCACCGGCCGAAAGTCACGAGCGCAATCGCGATGAATCCCCGCCCGGATGTCATGTTTTGGACAAAGCTTTGGGAGATCCCCAAGGTTAGGTAGGCACCGGACAGCCCGGCGCAAGTGCCACAGAACGCTTGGCCAAGCAGGCGGAGTCGGATGGCCGAAAATCCCGCGCTTTCGACCGCTGGCGGGTATTCGCCAGCGGCCCGCATGGCCAACCCGGTTTGGGTTCGGAACAAGAGCCAGTAGGCAGCGGCTGCCATAACCGGCAAAACTAGAAGGACGGGATCGATGATCCCGGCCACTTTCGGAAAGCCGGGCACCTGGCTCAATTGGCGACCCTGCGCGGTGGCCAGATCGTAAAGGGTTCCGGTCAATCCCAACCCAAAAAGGTTGACGGCGGTGCCGGCGACGACCTGATCCGTGGCCAGAACAACCGTGAAATAAGCTTGGGCCATCGTCAATGCCAGGGCGGCAAGGACGGCGGCTAGCAATCCAACCCAGGGCGACCCAGAGGCGGCACTCGCTGATACCGCCACAAAACTGGCCGTCAGCATCGTCCCTTCCAGGCCGATGTTGAGGACTCCCGACCGCTGCCCCACCGTTTCCCCGATCGCGGCAAAGCAAGTCGGGGCCGTGAACTGGATGACCCTCAAGATGATTAAGGCCGGATTCATTCCACCTCTCCTGACCGGGTCTGATGACGGGAGAACACGGCGTTCACGCCGATGAATGCGAGCACGGCGAGTCCTTGGATCGCAGGAACCAGCGAGTTCCCGATCGGCGTGAACCGTTTGAGCACATCGGATCCAGCAAAGAGCCCGCCGAAATAGAGGCTGCTGGCAAGGACTCCCCACGGGTTGAGCCCGCCAAGCAAAGCGACCGGGATCGCGATGAAACCCCAGTTCTGGCTGAACCCGTCGGCAAGACGGCCCGTGACGCCGACGTAGTCGATGGCGCCGGCTAGGCCGCACAGTCCCCCGCTAAGGGCCATCGCCCCGATTTGGATCCGGCCGACATCGATGTGGTTGGCCCGGGCGGCCCGGGGGGCCCCGCCCACCACCCGCAAATCCAACCCGGCGCGAGTGTGCCATAGATAGAGCCAGACCCCCGTGGCTGCGGCGAGGGTCGCAAACACGCCGACGTGCAGGTCCGATTGCCGGTCGAACCGCATCAACATGGCGGCGTTTGGCAACGGGTCGGTGACAAAGACCTGCCTCTTCGCCTCTTGCAGCGGGCCTCGGATCACCCACTCCAGAGTGAAGAGGGCCAAGAAGTTCATGAGGATGGTGGAGATGACGACCTGGACCCCTCTTTTGACATGGAGCCACCCCGCAAATGCCCCCACCCCTGCCCCGAGCAAAGTCCCGGAAGCCAAGAGGAGGGGTGACAATCCCCCGGGGCTGACCCCGGCCAAAATCTTGGCGCAGGCCGCACCTCCGATGCCGCCGAATACGTACTGGCCTTCCCCGCCGATGTTGTACATCCCAGCCCGCCATGCCACGACGATCCCCAGTCCGCAAAGGGCCAGCGGGGTTGCTTTGACCAAGGTCCTGCCGATGGCGACCGGGCCGACGGCCGCCCCCTGCCACAAGTATCCGAGCCCCTGCCCCACATCGACGCCGAACACCGCCAAGGTGACCGCTATGGCAGCCGCCATGCCCAAGAAAACGGCGACCGACTGGATCAGGCCCTTCACGTGGCTTCACCTAGGAACTGCTCACCCAGGATCCCGCGGCTCATGAATTGGCAGCTGTCGGCAACCTCGGCCAGCTCCTCCAGATCGGTCGAAAACAAGATGACGGCGGCTCCCCGGGCGGCGGCTTCTTTGAGACGCGAATGGACATAGCTGGTTGCCTTGATGTCCAGCCCACGCGTCGGGTTGACGGCGACGACGAAATCGGGTTGCCGCCCCAAGGTTCGCGCCACGACCACTTTTTGTTGATTCCCTCCGCTTAAGCTGGAGACGGGATCGGCGGGAGAGCCTGCCTTGACCTGGAATTCTGAAACAAGGCCCTCGGCATGGGCGCGGACGCGGCCTGGCAGGAGGAACGGCCCTGCGCAAACGCCTTGGGGCACTCCCCCAATGAGGAGGTTTTCTTCGATGCTGAGGGCCATTGCGAGCCCGTCGCTTTGCCGGTCTTGCGGGATGTAGGCAGTCCGTTGTGGCCTCAAAACAGTTCCCGATTCCGGTTTGCGGACCCCGGCCAAACACTCGGCCAATTCAACCTGTCCGTTGCCATCGACCCCGCCGATACCCAGGATCTCTCCCCGACGCACGGAAAGGGTGGCCCCATCGACAACCAAAGCCCCCCGGTCATCCCTAATTCGGACGGATTCGGCTCCGGCAGCCGCTTCTCCCCAAGGTTTTGAAGTTGTCGCTTCCCCCCGTGGCGGCAATCCACCGACCATCCATTCAGCAAGTTGGCCCGGGCTTGTCTCCGAGATTGGGCACGAGGCCACCACCACCCCTTTCCTCAGAACCGTGACCCGGTCGGCCACCGACATGACTTCGCTGAGTTTATGGGCGATAAGGATGACCGAGCGCCCTTCGGCCTTGAGCCGGCGCAGGACGGCGAAAAGTTCTTCGGCTTCATCGGGGCTGAGCACGGCCGTCGGTTCATCCAAGATGAGGACATCGGACTGGCCGGAAAGGGCTTTGAGGATCTCCACCCTTTGCTGGGCCCCCACGGGGAGGTCTCCGGCGAATGCATCAAGGTCGATTTCCCAACCAAGTTCTTTGGCTTTTTGGCGGGCCGATTCCCCGGTTTGCCCGGAGGGCACCGGTCCGAGCCCCCCTGCCACTTGGGCCAGCACCAGATTTTCGAGAACCGTGAGTTGGGGCACAAGCATAAAGTGCTGGTGCACCATGCGGATGCCCAGTTCGCGGATTGCGAACGGTTTGCCGAATGGCAACGGGCGGCCATCCAAAGCGGCGACTCCGGAATCTGGGGTGACAAACCCGGCCAGCACCCCCATGAGGGTCGATTTGCCGGCCCCGTTCTCGCCGAGTACGGCATGCACCTCCCCGGGGCGGAACTCAGCCGAAACCTGGCTGAGGGCCCGCACCGGGCCATAGGTTTTGCAAATGCCCTGGACGGAAAGCATTCCGGCCATTGCGGCCCGTTAGAACTCGTCCTTTGGTGCTTTGAACACACCTTCGACCATTTGCAGTTGTCGTTCGGTGATGGTTTCCTTGAGGCCGGCCGGGAGGATCGAGGCGTTGACGGGATTGAAGATGAAATCCACCCCACCCTGCTTCATGCCGACAAGTTCCACCGCACCTTTGTACGTCCCGTCTTTGACCCTTTGGGCCAAGTCGATGAACGGCTCATCGACTTTGACAATGGCGGAAGCGATGAACTGCTTGCTGAGTTTATTTTGGTCTTCGTTGGCGCCAAAGCACCAAACTTTGCGTTCTTCGCAGGCTTTGACGAATCCACTGACGCCGCTGTTGGTTTGGTGGATCAGGACGTCAGCACCTTCATCGATGGCTTGAAGCGTGGCCTGCTGGGCCGCCGCGACATCGTCGTTTTTGCCGGTGAACTTTTCGATGACAACGATTGCGGGGTTGGATTCTTTGGCTCCGGCGGCAAAGGCTTTGAACGTAGACCGGATGCTGGGGACATCGGGGCCGCCAATCATGCCGACCTTACCGGTTTTGCTCAACTTCCCGGCGATCATGCCGGCGAGGTAGAACCCTTCTTCCAAATAGAATCGGATTGCGCCGACGTTGTTGGCCGTGCCGGCCCCCCCGCTGGTGACAAAAACGGTGTCGGGGAAATCTTTTGCCACTTCCAAGGCGGGGGCATTGTATTCAAACCCGTGGCCGATGACCAGGTTGTAGCCGTTCTGCGCATAGTTGCGCATGGCATCTTTAATATTGGCGTCTTTGGTGACTTCTTGGTTGACTTCGGCCGAGTCTTTGTCTTTAACGGCCATGAGCCCATGGTAGGCGATGGCGCTCCACCCGCTGTCGTTGACGCTGGCGGGAGTGAGCAGGGCGACTTTGAGTTTGCCTTCCACCTTTTTCCCGGGGAGGCTATCCGGCTTGACGGAGACCTCGGTGGTATCGGGTGCGCCACCGGAGCATCCGGCCAACAGCACACAGGCGGCAAAGAATGCGGCAAAGGGACGTGCCATACAAATCATTGTACGGTGTTCTACCGGATGAAATCGTCAAGATTCGCCGGCCGGGGCCGATTCTCACGCATCTTGCGGCACAAGTTCGATCAGCGAGACTTCGGGCCTTGAGCCGAGCCGCATGTGCAGGCTCCACCGCGTGAGGCCCCGGGTGACATAGACCAGGTTCTTGCGGCCCTGGACGAGCCCCCGCACAAACTTTTGGCCATATTTGCTGGGTGTGCCCATGGCGTGGCCAAATAGGTTGATTTGGCCGCCGTGCATATGCCCGCTGAGCTGGAGGTCAACCCGGTAGCCATCGGGGAAATCGTGGGCAAGGTCGGGGTTGTGACTAAGCAGGATCCGGGGCATTTCAGGATCGAGGTTGCCCAGGGATTTTTCGGCATCGACAATCCCATCGGTGTAATCACCTACACCGGCGATACAGATTGCCTCGCCGCCCCGTTCCACGATGATCCGGTCGTTGTCGATGATTGTGAACGGCGTGTGATCCCTGATTTGCCGTGTGACCTCCTCGGCCCCACACCAGTGGTCGTGGTTCCCCAGGGTGCAGACCTGTCCATCTGGGGCTGTCCACAAGTCGAAGATCTTGCGGAAATCGATCCGGCCCCGGCCGCATTCGTCGGCCAAATCGCCGGGGACGCACACCAGATCGGGTTTGAGGCTTTGGATCATTTCCCCAGCTCGGCCCATGTATCCGGGCTCGTTCCATTCGGGGTAGTGGGTATCGCTGGCCAGGGCTATGCGGTAACCGTGGAACGGCTTTGGCAGGTTCTTGATGGGGATTCGGGTGTGGGTGGCCTCGAGCCAATTGGGTTCGACTTGGGTTGCATAGACGCCTAACCCGCCAATCAAGCTGGCGGCTCCTTTCAGGATGTTGCGCCG from Armatimonadota bacterium includes:
- a CDS encoding SDR family NAD(P)-dependent oxidoreductase, whose product is MKQVLITGASSGIGAETAILLAEHGYELILTARRDHLLRELALKCEELGALRADAIAGDILDVAVNPRLADLLKGEGEIVLVNNAGVAEGGGYAESDWTGIEKQMATNLLGPMAVTRAVLPSMLAAGRGLIVNVASIAARTVFPGSAVYSASKAGLVQFGACIREEYRRHGIRVTNILPGATDTPIWGGDTGQGPPREKMLRARAVADAIAWVVALHPDRVVEEMTVTPPDGVL
- a CDS encoding BMP family protein, producing MARPFAAFFAACVLLAGCSGGAPDTTEVSVKPDSLPGKKVEGKLKVALLTPASVNDSGWSAIAYHGLMAVKDKDSAEVNQEVTKDANIKDAMRNYAQNGYNLVIGHGFEYNAPALEVAKDFPDTVFVTSGGAGTANNVGAIRFYLEEGFYLAGMIAGKLSKTGKVGMIGGPDVPSIRSTFKAFAAGAKESNPAIVVIEKFTGKNDDVAAAQQATLQAIDEGADVLIHQTNSGVSGFVKACEERKVWCFGANEDQNKLSKQFIASAIVKVDEPFIDLAQRVKDGTYKGAVELVGMKQGGVDFIFNPVNASILPAGLKETITERQLQMVEGVFKAPKDEF
- a CDS encoding 6-carboxytetrahydropterin synthase is translated as MVTLTRKVSFSSGHRYWLKGKSEAENRSLFGAWASPFNHGHNYVLWVSAGGPVDPQNGMVVNIKWIDDVLQERVVDAFDQKSINDEIPEFASRAPSLENLLLYFRDRLQGLPGGVETTALKLEETPLLYGEWHKANDMLTITRTYEFAAAHRLDVPDLSREENLRLFGKCNNPNGHGHNYVLEVTVSGTPDEATGMMLDLSELDAVCGTEVVDRYDHRNLDQDIPEFAGKNTTSEVVAQEIFNRLDGKVPGTLQRVRLLETARNVFEVAR
- a CDS encoding ABC transporter permease, coding for MKGLIQSVAVFLGMAAAIAVTLAVFGVDVGQGLGYLWQGAAVGPVAIGRTLVKATPLALCGLGIVVAWRAGMYNIGGEGQYVFGGIGGAACAKILAGVSPGGLSPLLLASGTLLGAGVGAFAGWLHVKRGVQVVISTILMNFLALFTLEWVIRGPLQEAKRQVFVTDPLPNAAMLMRFDRQSDLHVGVFATLAAATGVWLYLWHTRAGLDLRVVGGAPRAARANHIDVGRIQIGAMALSGGLCGLAGAIDYVGVTGRLADGFSQNWGFIAIPVALLGGLNPWGVLASSLYFGGLFAGSDVLKRFTPIGNSLVPAIQGLAVLAFIGVNAVFSRHQTRSGEVE
- a CDS encoding ABC transporter ATP-binding protein, which gives rise to MLSVQGICKTYGPVRALSQVSAEFRPGEVHAVLGENGAGKSTLMGVLAGFVTPDSGVAALDGRPLPFGKPFAIRELGIRMVHQHFMLVPQLTVLENLVLAQVAGGLGPVPSGQTGESARQKAKELGWEIDLDAFAGDLPVGAQQRVEILKALSGQSDVLILDEPTAVLSPDEAEELFAVLRRLKAEGRSVILIAHKLSEVMSVADRVTVLRKGVVVASCPISETSPGQLAEWMVGGLPPRGEATTSKPWGEAAAGAESVRIRDDRGALVVDGATLSVRRGEILGIGGVDGNGQVELAECLAGVRKPESGTVLRPQRTAYIPQDRQSDGLAMALSIEENLLIGGVPQGVCAGPFLLPGRVRAHAEGLVSEFQVKAGSPADPVSSLSGGNQQKVVVARTLGRQPDFVVAVNPTRGLDIKATSYVHSRLKEAAARGAAVILFSTDLEELAEVADSCQFMSRGILGEQFLGEAT
- a CDS encoding metallophosphoesterase, whose product is MGSKTEPKHRVSRRNILKGAASLIGGLGVYATQVEPNWLEATHTRIPIKNLPKPFHGYRIALASDTHYPEWNEPGYMGRAGEMIQSLKPDLVCVPGDLADECGRGRIDFRKIFDLWTAPDGQVCTLGNHDHWCGAEEVTRQIRDHTPFTIIDNDRIIVERGGEAICIAGVGDYTDGIVDAEKSLGNLDPEMPRILLSHNPDLAHDFPDGYRVDLQLSGHMHGGQINLFGHAMGTPSKYGQKFVRGLVQGRKNLVYVTRGLTRWSLHMRLGSRPEVSLIELVPQDA
- a CDS encoding ABC transporter permease; translated protein: MNPALIILRVIQFTAPTCFAAIGETVGQRSGVLNIGLEGTMLTASFVAVSASAASGSPWVGLLAAVLAALALTMAQAYFTVVLATDQVVAGTAVNLFGLGLTGTLYDLATAQGRQLSQVPGFPKVAGIIDPVLLVLPVMAAAAYWLLFRTQTGLAMRAAGEYPPAVESAGFSAIRLRLLGQAFCGTCAGLSGAYLTLGISQSFVQNMTSGRGFIAIALVTFGRWKPGWVVAASMLVGFLEWLQYSVQGKSPVPIQFFLALPYLAALAVLIVVGKGTKQPQSLGIPFRRDA